TTCTTATTTAACTTTAACGTCAGTTCGACGAAGGCGGAAGATGGTAAGAACCGCTTAGCGATTCTTGCCATCTTCCGCGATTTGCATCGTGCGAAGCACGCCGCAAATGGCTATAGCAATGTAAGTTTTGCTCAGGACATAAACCCCAAAAGATGAGTGGCGGCGCTTCGCGCCGCCACTCATCTTTTGGGGTTTGATTTGTCCTATCTATCTCCTGCGTTGCTATAAGTACAAAACTACAGTTCTCTATGAAGAAGGGATTCAGCAATAAATCATTGATTCTGTGCCGATCGCCTCTAATGGCACGTCCCAAATATCAATGGGAATCTCATCTAAATAGAACTCTTCAAAAACAATTCCGACTTTAAGCCCTGTCGAGTTAGGTAACCAGCGATCGTAAAAGCCGCCACCATAGCCCAGTCGATAACCTCGGCGATCGCAAGCCACCGCAGGGATCAAGATCAGATCGATATTCTGCAAATCCATAAGGGGCAAGTCATGGCGCGGCTCCAGAATACCAAAGGCTCCCGATCGCATATTGTTGTCAAAATCAGCGATCGTCACTTGATGCCAAATTAGATCTTTGTCCACACAGCGCGAAAAGCCCCAATTTTTGTCAGGGAATATTTGCCACAGGGGGCTTAAATCTGGTTCTTGTCGAAAACTGCTAAAAGTTAATATATTTCGCGCCTGTTGAAAAATCTGCCAATCGGAGAGGCGATCGCATAATACTTGACTTTTTTGTTGCCAAATTTCTTTAGGTATCTGAAGGCGGTTAGCTAAGAACTCCTTTCTTATTCGTTTTTTGCTTTTTTGTTCTTTTTTTTCAAAATCCACAATCTTTGTATGCAAAATATTCGTTAATCAGAAAATATTTAGAAAAATTGCTAATGGTAAAATACATCGCAAATTACACTTGCACTTGTTGTTGTATTTGTAGAGATACTTGAGCTTGGACAAATGCGTTGTAAATGGGTATTTCTGAATTGATAATCTCAAAACTAGCAGTTAAAGCGTAAGGTACTTGAGCATCTGGATCGTTATTCCAGCCTTTATGAGCTACAACTGCTATGCAAAAGGCATCCCGTAAATCGAATGACTTCACAATTGCCCAATCTTTCTGAATTGTTCCATTTCCCCTAGATGTATCCCTAACACGCTTACCATGATTTTTGTATTTTCCAAGAGTCCAATCAAATAGACCTGATCCATCTTCTTGTTCTTCAGAAGCCTCATATTTATCAAGAATTCCTTTCAGAAATTTATCTGGAGATTCTCCTTTTTGACTACATTCCCAATGTAGCCAAGTAGATAAATATTTACGTTTACTACGCCTTGTTCTTCTAGGTTCAGCTTTGTAGGCAAGTGTAATCTCAACTAGAATATCAAATTCCTCCGCTGGCGATTGCAAGTCTTTAGGAATTACTACTTGATAGATATCTGCTTGTTTAGCTTTAATGTAAGTATCGCCGCTAGTAATTAACGTCACACGATTAGGGGCATTGCCGATCGCTCGATCAAGGTTAGGTAAACCATAGCCCATCATCCGAATAATTGATGAGAGATCTGATTCATTGTTTGCCCATGTAGGTAGCCGTGCTGATTGGACAATCAAGGCTTTATATAGCAAGCAATTTTCCTGTGGAAAACTAGCAGCTAATGCGGCAGCAATATGGGTAACTTTAGGTGCTGCAAAGGATGTCCCCACAGTGTCTGATGCGATTGCTGATGTTCCTCCCATTGTTGTTCTCACTAATTCAGGACAAACTTCCTTATTAGTAGTAAAACTAGGCGGATCACCTTCATCTTTAATGAAGTCACCGCCATATTCCACAACTTCAGGTTTAATCGAATCCCAGATTCCATAACCTGTGCAAGAAAATGATGACGGATGATCTTTAGATGCAATTGAAGTTAGCGGTGGTTGATTATAGGTAGTATGAGCAATTGAACCAACTGTAAGCGCTTGAAGGCTTTGAGCAGGATTGGCAATACGAGATGACTTTTCCAACAAATAATCTGGATATGGACAGTCATCTTGAAAATGCTCTGTGAGAGTTTTTCGAGTTATGCTAAGACCTAAGCCACGATTTAATGATAGATTTCCAGCAGAAACAACAAAAAGAATATCATTTAGCCAGCAAAGGTTATCTATTTCCGCAGCCCAAGCACTCATATAAGTTATTCTACAAGGACTAGAGCTAGTAATGGAATGATTAAAGATACGAGTACCTGTTTGGCGATAGAAGTCTACAATTTCTTTAAGAATTTCAGGCATATAGAGATTTTCTGGAAGTTTACGATCCCGTCCCAACACTCTAGCGTTTTGAAGCCAGCAGATTCCTGATTGACTAGCTGGAGGAATTCCTTGAGGGTATAAAATTGCTCCTGCAACTCTTGTCCCATGTCCTCCACCTTGTACATAATCTGCCGTCAGATCTGTCTCACTAGGAACCCAAGATCGTGAATTATTGCTATCCATAGCAACACGTAATAATGCATGGCTTTCTTGAATACCACTATCGATAATGCAGACTTTTGGGGCTATTGGCGATGGAGGCTCAAGAGTAAAAACAGATTCCTGAAGACTTGGAGTACGATTAGCTAAGATTTCTGAAATTTGATCGGGTTCACTAATTTCAAAAACATATGGATAATTAGTTGCTAAATCTTTTAGAGCTTTGCCAGATATTTCAACCCGACAGGAGAAACTATCTGGTAAAAGAGCAAGGTGAGAACGATCATCATATGAGGCTTCTTGTAAAATTGTTCCGCTAATATCTGAAATAAATTTTTTGAATTCTAATTCTCTATCCCACTGTAGATCATCCCATTCTTGAATAGTATGATCGCGTCTGTCGCTCCACCTAGCAAACTTGCGTGCGTATTTCTCTGGATCTTCATTCTCTTTTGGCGGAGGACAATTAGAAAATTTAGAGTTTAGTCCAACACAAGCAATACTGACATCAACTATATACATTTGATTGTCTAGGATCTGTTCCCAACGAGCAAGTAAATCAGGTGATAGAATATATTCTAACCGCTTAAATTTACCTTCAAGAATTTCCCATATTTCAGCAACTTTTCCACCACCATACTCTTCAGCAATAAACTTCTCTATCTTTTGCTGAAGATTGGTCAACTCAGCATCAGCCGCAGCACCAAGAATATATCCATCCTCAAGCTCTAGGACAACCTCAATTCCAAAGCTTTTGAGAGTATCTGCATCAAATGATTGTGGGTCGACCTGTAATAGAAATGATGGAATATTGGGAATCTCTGGCAATCCTTCTTGCTGACGTTCTTCAAATCTAGTTTTCCAATCACTCAGAATTGTGAACGCAGAAGACTGGAGCCTGCGACCATGATTACCTGCATCCCCACGATTGCTAGTAGAACGGCTTGATTGTCGAGGTGGAGTTCCAGAACGAGCAAAACCTGTATGTGTAAGACTTAATGGAATATGATTGAACTGTTGAGAGCTATCAGACATGAGCAGTTACAATATCCTGTATTGATTCTTCTAAATGTTCTTGAATAACAAGCTCTTCTCGGTCTAAAATTGCCCGTTTTGCAGCATCTTGGGCAACTCGCACAACTTGAGCCGCCGAGAAACCATTCATCTTCTGTACAATTAAGTTCCAGTCAATTGAACCAACTGCAACAGAACATAAAGTTTGCTTTAATATAGCCCTAATTTCTGATTCTGATGGCTTTGGCACTTCAATAGCATCGTCAAATCTTCGCCACACGGCTTCATCTAAGAACTTAGTTAAGTTAGTAGCAGCTACCAGTAAACCATTTGAAACTTCATATTCATCAAGGAGTTGCAGGAAAGTATTAACTACCCGTTTGATTTCTCCAACCTCCTGATTATCCTCACGCGACTTGGCAAGAGCATCACATTCATCAATGAAAAGTAAACAAGGGGTTGCTGCCGCAGTTTCAAAGACTTCGCGCAAATTAGTAGCAGTTTCACCTAGAAATGAAGATACCATTGCATCAAAACGAATTTTAATCAAAGTTAAGCCCGTATTCCAAGCAATTCTCTCTGCTCCCATAGTCTTACCGCAACCAGGGGAACCATAAAGTAATATTTTTTGGCGATAACGTAAACCATGATGAGCAAGGCGATCACGAGCAGCATATTCCCGTTCGATGCGACGAAATCTAGTTTCCACAGCATCTGAAAGAACCATGTGATGCCGTAAGCGATCGCGAGGAACAGTAACAATAAAAGGGTGATTGAATCGATGCTTGCTTGATAAAAGAGTTAGTGTGCGCGAATCTTGATTTTTTGAAATTCCAACATCAGAAGCGGTTAAATCCACTCCTTTTTGATTTATTACTGATGAGGTTTCTGTTTTACTAAAACGAGTACTTTTACGGAGAATGTTTTCGAGTTGCTCAGCAAGGGTGGTATGTCCTTGTTTTCGTTCTTCCTCAACAACTACAGACAGCATACTCTGTATCGCCTGTGAATCTTCACTGGCGACAACCCGAAACAACCGCTTGAGTACATCTCCTTTCATTTGACAACCTAATTTTCTATACAAACTTTCTGCACTTGCTATGATGCATAAGTCTTATCTCACTATAGAATATTTATGTGGGTTGTCAACTTTATCAAACCCTTGTATTGATTTGATTACAGCATTTTGAGTTAAGATGCAACACAAAACTTTACTGAGATTAGCTTGTGAGTTGGTTGAGCAATGTTTGTCTAAGTTGTTTTTTGGTTTGCGGAAAATCTGTCATTTGGGAAGGCTTGCGCTGACAAAGGCTGCGAACTTAAGCCCAAGAATCAGTGTTGTGGCGCTTCGTGCCGCAACACTGATTCTTGGGCTTTAATGTCTATTTTCAGACTGGGAAGAGAGTAATTTAGAACAAATCTAAATCAGTTACCGCACCTTTGCTGCTAGTCGAAACAAGGG
This genomic stretch from Pseudanabaena galeata CCNP1313 harbors:
- a CDS encoding 5-formyltetrahydrofolate cyclo-ligase produces the protein MDFEKKEQKSKKRIRKEFLANRLQIPKEIWQQKSQVLCDRLSDWQIFQQARNILTFSSFRQEPDLSPLWQIFPDKNWGFSRCVDKDLIWHQVTIADFDNNMRSGAFGILEPRHDLPLMDLQNIDLILIPAVACDRRGYRLGYGGGFYDRWLPNSTGLKVGIVFEEFYLDEIPIDIWDVPLEAIGTESMIYC
- a CDS encoding S8 family peptidase — encoded protein: MSDSSQQFNHIPLSLTHTGFARSGTPPRQSSRSTSNRGDAGNHGRRLQSSAFTILSDWKTRFEERQQEGLPEIPNIPSFLLQVDPQSFDADTLKSFGIEVVLELEDGYILGAAADAELTNLQQKIEKFIAEEYGGGKVAEIWEILEGKFKRLEYILSPDLLARWEQILDNQMYIVDVSIACVGLNSKFSNCPPPKENEDPEKYARKFARWSDRRDHTIQEWDDLQWDRELEFKKFISDISGTILQEASYDDRSHLALLPDSFSCRVEISGKALKDLATNYPYVFEISEPDQISEILANRTPSLQESVFTLEPPSPIAPKVCIIDSGIQESHALLRVAMDSNNSRSWVPSETDLTADYVQGGGHGTRVAGAILYPQGIPPASQSGICWLQNARVLGRDRKLPENLYMPEILKEIVDFYRQTGTRIFNHSITSSSPCRITYMSAWAAEIDNLCWLNDILFVVSAGNLSLNRGLGLSITRKTLTEHFQDDCPYPDYLLEKSSRIANPAQSLQALTVGSIAHTTYNQPPLTSIASKDHPSSFSCTGYGIWDSIKPEVVEYGGDFIKDEGDPPSFTTNKEVCPELVRTTMGGTSAIASDTVGTSFAAPKVTHIAAALAASFPQENCLLYKALIVQSARLPTWANNESDLSSIIRMMGYGLPNLDRAIGNAPNRVTLITSGDTYIKAKQADIYQVVIPKDLQSPAEEFDILVEITLAYKAEPRRTRRSKRKYLSTWLHWECSQKGESPDKFLKGILDKYEASEEQEDGSGLFDWTLGKYKNHGKRVRDTSRGNGTIQKDWAIVKSFDLRDAFCIAVVAHKGWNNDPDAQVPYALTASFEIINSEIPIYNAFVQAQVSLQIQQQVQV
- a CDS encoding ATP-binding protein, with product MKGDVLKRLFRVVASEDSQAIQSMLSVVVEEERKQGHTTLAEQLENILRKSTRFSKTETSSVINQKGVDLTASDVGISKNQDSRTLTLLSSKHRFNHPFIVTVPRDRLRHHMVLSDAVETRFRRIEREYAARDRLAHHGLRYRQKILLYGSPGCGKTMGAERIAWNTGLTLIKIRFDAMVSSFLGETATNLREVFETAAATPCLLFIDECDALAKSREDNQEVGEIKRVVNTFLQLLDEYEVSNGLLVAATNLTKFLDEAVWRRFDDAIEVPKPSESEIRAILKQTLCSVAVGSIDWNLIVQKMNGFSAAQVVRVAQDAAKRAILDREELVIQEHLEESIQDIVTAHV